The Nakaseomyces glabratus chromosome H, complete sequence genome segment TGTCGATGTTGTAGTTCTTGATCAAGTTTGAGCAAGCAGTCAAACACATGGAATAGATGTCTTCACGGTCATTAACGAAAGACATGTTAGTTTGACCTAGACCAATTGTGTACTTACCTTGAGAAACACCGTCGTACTTCTCAAGTTCAGCCTCACTGACATATTGGGATGGGATGTAAACCTCGATACCTTTAATACCAACATTAGTTGGTCTGGCAGCTTGGAAATCGGTTCTCTGCTTCTTAATCTCAGTCATTagatgttgttgttgttttttaGCTAGTGCTGATTCAGGATCTGTGGTTTCAAGTTATTTAATTGAATGTATGTTGTTTTACGTTTCCCACTTTGCCTCTTAACAGCAACTTTGATCcaatttatatatgaaaaaaattttctacAATGTAAGCCAGAATGgagagagaagaaaaaagacCTCCAATTCAAATAAGTTACATATCTAATACAAATTGCAAGCTATTCAAGAATAAACGAACTTTCAGTGCGCTGCTTCTCATCATTTTTCccttcaagttctttttcctttcaaattttttttcaacaatgTTCACAAACAGCCTTTGTGATATTAGAGAAGGACCCTAAACGAGCCATCTCAAACTACAAACTTAACCACGATGCTCCCATCGGAGATACAATACTCTTAAAGagtttacttttttttatttcaccATCTTTCCTCCTTTTGCTTTTGCTTCTACCTCCTCTTGTCTTTATTACcagcgatgagcttagCACCGCTATATGAATTAGAATGCAATATACACTATCTAAGTTTCCAATTCAAAACACCCGAAGTAACTTCCTCCCATTCACTCATCGAGAAAAGAAATCGAGCAGCTTGGTACCACCATCACTATGCTCTTCCCTCTACTTTCGCCTTAACAGCAACACAGTGCACCCCGTACACACTCCATATATACCCAGTTGTGAAAGATCCCCCTCCCACCTTACGATCCTCGCAGCACTTTTGAATCCCGCACCGATCGAATGCCTCTGGAAACACCGATGAGACCGATGAGACCGAGAGTATAAAGGTACTAGGGTACTAAAGTACGAGAGCACGAGAGTATAAAGGTACTAAAGTACGAGAACATGAGAGCAACTCGCCTTTGTCTGCATTACAAGCAAGAAGCCACTTGGCCTTTTGGGTCTTGTGAGTGGTAGTGTCGTAGCTAGTAATATAAATCATGTGCCGTGTTTACGCAGTGGCAATTCGTGTGTTGTTATTAATGGCATTCCCAcccttttctctttttgcattttcttAATGTTTCGTGTCCGGGTTCGATTCTCGGTGGAAGCAGTTTTCGTGTGCTATCATTTATAGGCTTTTTCTTGCCCTCTTAACTGCCATCCCATTGTCTTAGGGTGTTGCCATCGCATGTGTGGGtttgacaaaataatattgttcTATATTGAAGTTGTCTTGAATGGTTCATGGTTAAAGAAAACCATTCTTTATACAggttttattttaaaaaaaacagcTTGGCATTATTGAGGCATAAAGCTGATCACCGCAGAGATGCTGTTGGAAGAGTTGCCCTCAGAAGTTCTGATCAATGTGTTCAGTTACCTGGATGAGAAGGACTTGTACACTTTGCAAGGTCTCTCAAGAAGGTTTGCCTCTTTGATCGGAGACGAAGAGCTGTGGAAGAACTTGTTTATTACACGGCTGCATACAAGTTACTTCCCGTCCTTCTCGAAGTCCCAACGATATAGCCACGAGTATGTGGCAAGAGTGTCGGGTGTCAAGCAGTGGCAGCATAATCGACTCATCAAGACCAGGTATAACTTGTCACCAACACCATTGCATGTTACACATTTACGTAACCACCCAAACCAGGTTGCCATAGAGGAGCTCATTTTCCAGTACCCGAAGCTGGCCTGCTACCACGACGGCATCATCACATTGGTGCAGTTGCAGTCCAAGAGATcgaaaatcaaaaacagAATGGTGTATATCCCTTGCACAACTCCACAAGGTTGCTCCACCATGCACTTCAACATTAACTCCGCCGTGTTCGGCAGATTCGATGGGAGGGTGTTTGGGAAGTTGCTCACGAACAAGTCCTACTTACAACCAGTGACGGAGTTCGACTCTTCCCACTCAGCATGCGTCACTGCCATTGCCACTACAAACTCCACCATGATAGATTCAACCACCAAGGACTGGTCTGTAAGTGGTTCCGAAAATGGGGAAATTATATGGTGGTTGGAAACGAAAAAGTATAAGAGCTTGAAATTCGCAAACAGCCCCATCTTGAGACTCTCTCTggtgaataaaaatattactaTAGCTTTGGATGAGAAGTCTATATATGTCATAGAAGATATGGAAAGGGTACACACCTTGGACATTCCTCATGACCCTGTAACAAACAAGCGGATCTCGATTcacttcttcaagatcGATTACGGCGCACAAACATTATGTCTTGCGGACACCCAGTCTATTTATATgatttcattcaatttgACCAAAGATTTTGGTCAAGTGAAAGTTCTGAAGTTGAAAGATCCCTCAGAAACGATAACCGATGTTATCATGGATGAAGAAACCGCAAAAAGAGAACAAGATCCTCAACTAGCCGGAGGTGACGGATGTTTTGTTGCACTCTGTACATCCAATATGAGAATCCTGGTACTCAATACAAGaaaatcttcttttgtaacTGTGAATGCAGAACAATTGTACCAAGAGGTAAAGCCCCTCAGGGAATTCCAATTTAATGATCACATCTATGCCACCCAAATAACAAACTTAGTCTTGGTATTGGCGTTGGCGGGAACTATTGAGATATACGATGTGCTGTCAGGTGAATTGATCAAGACGGTTCAAAAAACGGAAAAGATTCCTCAATTTTTGCGAGTCTCTCAAGGAAGGATGATTGTTAGTAGTGGAAACACCATACATTACTTGCAGTACATTcctgatgaagatgatcaATCTGAATCCCATAAAAAATCACATGGATCAAGTAGACTTCGTAGTAATAAGTGGAATGAAACACTACATTCAGAAATGGAAATgtataatgaaaaacttaaacaagaggaagaaagaGAGTTGGAGAATGCTCGATTGATGGAAGCCTACGGTGGTGATATGGACGGTGATGACGAAGAGTTACAACTGAAAATTGCATTATTGGAATCTCAGAATTTGAATAGTCAATCAGCGGAAGGAACTGATGATAACGCCAGAGCGGATCCTACAACCgaagaggaagatgagGCCTTGAGAGCTGCTATAGAAGAATCTCTTCGTATGCAACGCTTGCAAGAGGAAGTAAGAACTGCTGTATCAATggaggatgatgaagaattcCTACGAGCCGTTGAACAATCTTCTAGGGACGATGAAGAGAGAAGGACAAGGAGAGGACAGAGAAGAACTTTGACGGATCTCGGTCATAATGAACCTACGA includes the following:
- the UFO1 gene encoding SCF ubiquitin ligase complex subunit UFO1 (CAGL0H04103g~Ortholog(s) have role in SCF-dependent proteasomal ubiquitin-dependent protein catabolic process, cellular response to DNA damage stimulus, cellular response to methylmercury) — translated: MLLEELPSEVLINVFSYLDEKDLYTLQGLSRRFASLIGDEELWKNLFITRLHTSYFPSFSKSQRYSHEYVARVSGVKQWQHNRLIKTRYNLSPTPLHVTHLRNHPNQVAIEELIFQYPKLACYHDGIITLVQLQSKRSKIKNRMVYIPCTTPQGCSTMHFNINSAVFGRFDGRVFGKLLTNKSYLQPVTEFDSSHSACVTAIATTNSTMIDSTTKDWSVSGSENGEIIWWLETKKYKSLKFANSPILRLSLVNKNITIALDEKSIYVIEDMERVHTLDIPHDPVTNKRISIHFFKIDYGAQTLCLADTQSIYMISFNLTKDFGQVKVLKLKDPSETITDVIMDEETAKREQDPQLAGGDGCFVALCTSNMRILVLNTRKSSFVTVNAEQLYQEVKPLREFQFNDHIYATQITNLVLVLALAGTIEIYDVLSGELIKTVQKTEKIPQFLRVSQGRMIVSSGNTIHYLQYIPDEDDQSESHKKSHGSSRLRSNKWNETLHSEMEMYNEKLKQEEERELENARLMEAYGGDMDGDDEELQLKIALLESQNLNSQSAEGTDDNARADPTTEEEDEALRAAIEESLRMQRLQEEVRTAVSMEDDEEFLRAVEQSSRDDEERRTRRGQRRTLTDLGHNEPTTEETSNVQHGDINDEELQLAIALSLSEINESQ